The following coding sequences lie in one Mycobacterium gordonae genomic window:
- a CDS encoding transglutaminase family protein, with the protein MSIKVALEHRTSYTFDKLVQVYPHVVRLRPAPHSRTPIEAYSLRVEPAEHFINWQQDALGNFLARLVFPKPTRELTITVGLIADLKVINPFDFFIEDWAETWHSGRSLYDKALADDLEPYLRPVDEDGEGSGPGDLSQAWVRNFSVPDGTRTIDFLVALNRAINVDVTYSLRMEPGVQTPDFTLRSGVGSCRDSAWLLVSILRQLGLAARFVSGYLVQLASDVEALDGPSGPAADFTDLHAWTEVYIPGAGWIGLDPTSGLFAGEGHIPLAATPHPASAAPITGSTEPCSSVMEFSNTVTRVHEDPRVTLPYTDDAWDTICAVGHHVDERLAAGDVRLTIGGEPTFVSVDNQVDAEWRTAADGPHKRKLASDLAARLKAQWAPQGLVQRNQGKWYPGEPLPRWQIGLYWRTDGRPLWVNEALLADPWGSAEADPVEADPVEAEVAHDVLAGVAESLGLPLSQVRPAFEDPLARLAAAVRLPAGDAVAADDDLADDGDERRSELLARLDEAVTTPSAFVLPVHRRDDGSGWASADWRLRRGRLVLTEGDSPAGLRLPLNSISWSPPPASFAVDPVGISNALPPAGPDQAVLVEPHDAPTTALVAEVRDGLLHVFMPPTEALEDFVDLVARIEAAVIKVDTPVVIEGYGPPPDPRLSSTTITPDPGVIEVNVAPTASFDEQRRQLETLYAQARLARLSTESFDIDGTHGGTGGGNHITLGGVTPADSPLLRRPDLLVSLLTYWQRHPSLSYLFAGRFIGTTSQAPRVDEGRAEALYELEIAFAEIARLCAGGAAKPWVTDRALRHLLTDITGNTHRAEFCIDKLYSPEGARGRLGLLELRGFEMPPHLRMAMVQSLLVRSLVAWFWEQPLRAPLIRHGANLHGRYLLPHFLIHDIADVAADLRAHGIGFETSWLDPFTEFRFPRIGTAVFDGVEIELRGAIEPWNTLGEESTGTGTARYVDSSVERVQVRIIGADRHRYAVICNGYPVPLLATDNPDIHVGGVRFKAWQPPSALHPTISTDVPLQFELIDLTTGTSRGGCTYHVSHPGGRAYDEPPVNAVEAESRRARRFEATGFTPGKFDLAGLREKQARFLTDIGAPGILDLRRVRTVQQ; encoded by the coding sequence ATGAGCATCAAAGTTGCACTGGAGCACCGCACCAGTTACACCTTTGACAAGCTGGTCCAGGTCTATCCCCATGTGGTGCGGCTGCGACCGGCGCCACACTCGCGCACGCCGATCGAGGCGTACTCGCTGCGCGTCGAACCGGCCGAGCACTTCATCAACTGGCAGCAGGACGCGCTGGGCAATTTCCTCGCCCGCCTGGTGTTTCCCAAGCCCACGCGGGAGTTGACCATCACGGTCGGCCTGATCGCCGACCTCAAGGTGATCAACCCGTTCGACTTCTTCATCGAGGACTGGGCGGAGACGTGGCATTCGGGCAGGTCGCTCTACGACAAGGCGCTGGCTGACGACCTGGAGCCGTACCTGCGTCCCGTCGACGAGGACGGCGAGGGGTCCGGGCCCGGCGATCTGTCGCAGGCGTGGGTGCGCAACTTCTCGGTGCCCGACGGCACCCGCACCATCGACTTCCTGGTCGCGCTGAACCGGGCGATCAACGTCGATGTCACCTACAGCCTGCGGATGGAACCCGGCGTCCAGACCCCGGACTTCACGCTGCGCAGCGGTGTCGGCTCGTGCCGCGACTCGGCGTGGCTGCTGGTGTCGATCCTGCGTCAGCTGGGGCTGGCCGCCCGGTTCGTCTCGGGCTATTTGGTGCAGCTGGCCTCGGACGTGGAAGCGCTCGACGGACCGTCCGGGCCCGCCGCCGACTTCACCGACCTGCACGCCTGGACCGAGGTGTACATCCCGGGCGCGGGCTGGATCGGTCTGGACCCCACCTCGGGGCTGTTCGCCGGCGAAGGACACATCCCGCTGGCGGCCACACCGCACCCGGCCTCCGCGGCGCCCATCACCGGGAGCACCGAACCGTGCAGTTCGGTGATGGAGTTCTCCAACACCGTCACCCGCGTTCACGAGGACCCGCGGGTGACGCTGCCCTACACCGACGACGCGTGGGACACGATCTGCGCGGTGGGCCACCACGTCGACGAGCGACTGGCCGCCGGCGATGTCCGTCTGACCATCGGCGGTGAGCCGACGTTCGTGTCGGTCGACAACCAGGTCGACGCGGAATGGCGCACCGCCGCGGACGGTCCGCACAAGCGGAAGCTGGCATCGGATCTGGCCGCCCGGTTGAAGGCGCAGTGGGCGCCGCAGGGCCTGGTGCAGCGCAACCAGGGCAAGTGGTACCCGGGAGAGCCGTTGCCGCGCTGGCAGATCGGCTTGTATTGGCGCACCGACGGGCGCCCGCTGTGGGTCAACGAGGCTTTGCTGGCCGATCCGTGGGGGTCCGCCGAGGCCGATCCGGTCGAGGCCGATCCGGTCGAGGCCGAGGTCGCGCACGACGTACTGGCGGGGGTCGCCGAGAGCCTCGGGCTGCCGCTGTCACAGGTGCGCCCGGCCTTCGAGGACCCGCTGGCCCGACTTGCCGCCGCGGTGCGGTTGCCGGCCGGCGATGCGGTAGCCGCCGACGACGACCTGGCTGACGACGGGGACGAGCGGCGGTCCGAGTTGCTGGCGCGCCTGGACGAGGCCGTCACCACGCCGTCGGCCTTCGTGCTTCCGGTGCACCGCCGCGACGACGGCAGCGGCTGGGCCAGCGCCGACTGGCGGCTGCGCCGGGGCCGCCTGGTGCTGACCGAGGGCGATTCGCCGGCAGGTCTGCGGCTGCCGCTGAACTCGATCAGCTGGAGCCCACCGCCGGCCTCGTTCGCCGTCGATCCGGTGGGGATCAGCAACGCGCTGCCCCCGGCCGGACCCGACCAGGCGGTGCTGGTCGAACCCCACGACGCCCCGACGACCGCGCTGGTCGCCGAGGTGCGCGACGGGCTGCTCCACGTGTTTATGCCGCCGACCGAGGCACTGGAAGATTTCGTCGACCTGGTCGCACGCATCGAGGCCGCGGTAATAAAGGTCGACACGCCGGTGGTGATTGAGGGGTACGGCCCGCCGCCGGATCCCCGCCTCAGCTCGACGACGATCACCCCGGACCCGGGCGTCATCGAGGTCAACGTCGCCCCGACCGCCAGCTTCGACGAGCAGCGCCGCCAGCTGGAAACCCTCTATGCCCAGGCCCGGCTGGCTCGGCTGTCCACCGAGTCGTTCGACATCGACGGCACCCACGGCGGCACCGGCGGCGGCAACCACATCACCCTCGGCGGCGTCACGCCGGCTGATTCGCCGCTGCTGCGCCGCCCGGACCTGCTGGTGTCGCTGCTGACCTACTGGCAGCGTCACCCCTCGCTGTCCTACCTGTTCGCCGGGCGGTTCATCGGCACCACCTCACAGGCGCCGCGAGTGGACGAGGGCCGCGCCGAGGCGCTCTACGAGCTGGAGATCGCCTTCGCGGAGATCGCGCGCTTGTGCGCCGGTGGGGCAGCCAAGCCGTGGGTGACCGACCGGGCGCTGCGTCATCTGCTCACCGACATCACCGGCAACACCCACCGCGCGGAATTCTGCATCGACAAGCTCTACAGTCCCGAAGGCGCCCGCGGCCGGCTCGGACTGCTGGAGCTACGGGGCTTCGAGATGCCGCCGCACCTGCGTATGGCGATGGTGCAGTCGCTGCTGGTGCGCTCGCTGGTGGCGTGGTTCTGGGAGCAGCCGCTACGCGCCCCGCTGATCCGCCATGGCGCCAACCTGCACGGGCGATACCTGTTGCCGCACTTCCTTATTCACGACATCGCCGACGTGGCGGCCGATCTGCGCGCCCACGGCATCGGGTTCGAGACAAGTTGGCTGGACCCGTTCACCGAGTTTCGCTTCCCGCGCATCGGCACCGCGGTGTTCGACGGCGTGGAGATCGAACTTCGCGGCGCCATCGAACCGTGGAACACCCTGGGTGAGGAGTCGACCGGTACCGGCACCGCCCGCTACGTCGACTCGTCGGTCGAACGCGTGCAGGTCCGAATCATCGGCGCCGACCGGCACCGCTACGCCGTGATCTGCAACGGCTATCCAGTCCCGCTGCTGGCCACCGACAACCCTGACATCCATGTCGGCGGGGTGCGTTTCAAGGCGTGGCAGCCGCCCAGTGCGCTGCACCCCACCATCTCCACCGATGTGCCGCTGCAATTCGAGCTCATCGACCTGACCACCGGGACCTCGCGCGGCGGTTGCACCTACCACGTCTCCCATCCCGGCGGACGCGCCTACGACGAGCCACCCGTCAACGCCGTCGAGGCCGAGTCGCGCCGCGCCCGCCGTTTCGAGGCAACCGGGTTCACCCCGGGCAAGTTCGACCTGGCCGGGCTGCGGGAAAAGCAGGCGCGATTCCTCACCGACATCGGCGCGCCGGGCATCCTCGATCTACGGCGCGTGCGTACCGTGCAGCAGTAA
- a CDS encoding DUF2189 domain-containing protein, which produces MSQPPEYPGNPADPQGGNPPGYPPPPRHGAPPSPPPGYGAPPPPPGYGAPPPPPEYGQHAPGGYQAPGYGTPPPPPPPPPGYGAPPQGYPPQSGLGGAPGGAPFSVGDAFNWSWGKFKDNAVALAAPVAIYFVIIAAVIGIPLGIAFATAETTTTTTDYGYGVSYETSDTSFGLISWIVMTVGIILALVVAAFLQAGLTTASLDLADGRPVSMATFFKPRNVVGVLLTTLLIVLASSVLSCTIVGPLAIAFFTQFAVPYVVDKSLSPIDAIKASFATVRANLGPSALSWLVQYAAVAVGQIACYIGLVVGAPIAALVQIYTYRKLTGGPVAEVAQAGAPGQYPPGPPPGQYPPPQQYS; this is translated from the coding sequence ATGAGCCAGCCGCCAGAATATCCAGGCAACCCGGCCGACCCTCAGGGCGGCAACCCACCGGGCTATCCGCCCCCGCCGCGTCACGGCGCGCCGCCATCGCCGCCTCCGGGCTACGGCGCGCCTCCGCCCCCACCCGGTTACGGCGCCCCTCCGCCACCGCCCGAATACGGCCAGCATGCCCCCGGCGGCTATCAGGCTCCTGGCTACGGCACCCCGCCTCCTCCCCCGCCGCCGCCGCCGGGTTACGGCGCCCCGCCGCAGGGTTACCCGCCCCAGTCAGGACTGGGTGGCGCCCCGGGCGGAGCACCGTTCAGTGTCGGCGATGCGTTCAACTGGTCGTGGGGCAAGTTCAAGGACAACGCCGTCGCGCTGGCCGCGCCGGTCGCGATCTACTTCGTGATCATCGCCGCCGTCATCGGCATCCCGCTCGGGATCGCATTCGCGACCGCCGAGACCACAACCACGACCACCGATTACGGGTACGGCGTCAGTTACGAGACGAGCGATACCAGCTTCGGGCTGATCAGCTGGATCGTGATGACCGTCGGCATCATCCTCGCCTTGGTCGTCGCGGCCTTTCTGCAGGCCGGTCTGACCACGGCCAGCCTGGACCTCGCCGACGGCCGTCCGGTCAGCATGGCGACCTTCTTCAAGCCACGGAATGTGGTCGGTGTGTTGCTCACCACGCTGCTGATCGTGCTCGCCTCGTCGGTGTTGTCGTGCACCATCGTCGGGCCGTTGGCGATCGCCTTCTTCACCCAGTTCGCCGTGCCGTATGTCGTCGACAAATCACTGTCGCCGATCGACGCCATCAAGGCCAGCTTCGCGACGGTGCGCGCCAACCTCGGGCCCAGCGCCTTGTCCTGGCTGGTCCAGTACGCCGCGGTCGCCGTCGGTCAGATCGCCTGCTACATCGGCCTGGTGGTGGGCGCTCCCATCGCGGCGCTGGTCCAGATCTACACCTACCGCAAGCTCACCGGCGGCCCCGTCGCGGAGGTGGCGCAGGCCGGTGCCCCCGGCCAGTATCCGCCGGGACCGCCGCCCGGGCAGTACCCGCCGCCGCAGCAGTACTCCTGA
- a CDS encoding replication-associated recombination protein A, whose product MPEVVSDGLFDLPGAPKSTDHASSVSGVAGAPLAVRMRPASLDEVVGQEHLLTAGSPLRRLVEGSGIASAILYGPPGSGKTTLASLISQATGRRFEALSALSAGVKEVRAVIEKARFGVLSGEQTVLFIDEVHRFSKTQQDALLAAVENRVVLLVAATTENPSFSVVAPLLSRSLILQLRPLTADDIRTVVRRAIDDPRGLGGTVTVAPEAVELLVQLAAGDARRALTALEVASEASDHVAVETIEQSLDRAAVRYDRDGDQHYDVVSAFIKSVRGSDVDAALHYLARMLVAGEDPRFIARRLMILASEDIGLADSTALLVAVSAAQTVALIGMPEAQLTLAHATVHLATAPKSNAVTTALGAAMGDIKAGKAGLVPPHLRDGHYSGAAQLGNAQGYKYSHDDPDGVVAQQYSPDELVGVDYYRPTGRGAERDIAGRLERLRAIIRGKRGHSPTTR is encoded by the coding sequence ATGCCTGAAGTCGTGTCCGACGGTCTGTTCGACCTGCCCGGTGCGCCGAAATCAACCGACCACGCGTCCAGCGTGTCCGGGGTCGCCGGCGCACCGCTAGCGGTGCGGATGCGTCCGGCTTCTCTGGACGAAGTGGTGGGGCAGGAGCACTTGCTGACGGCCGGGTCCCCGCTTCGGCGTCTGGTCGAAGGTTCGGGTATCGCCTCGGCCATCCTGTACGGACCGCCGGGAAGCGGAAAGACGACACTGGCGTCGCTCATCTCGCAGGCCACCGGGCGGCGCTTCGAGGCGCTGTCGGCGTTGTCGGCCGGTGTGAAAGAAGTTCGGGCCGTGATAGAGAAGGCCCGTTTCGGCGTGCTTTCCGGCGAGCAGACCGTGTTGTTCATCGACGAGGTGCACCGGTTCTCCAAGACCCAGCAGGACGCGCTGCTTGCCGCGGTCGAGAACCGGGTGGTTCTGCTGGTCGCGGCCACCACCGAGAATCCGTCGTTCTCCGTGGTCGCCCCGCTGCTCTCGCGGTCGCTGATCCTGCAGCTGCGTCCGTTGACCGCCGACGACATCCGCACCGTGGTGCGGCGGGCGATCGACGACCCGCGTGGATTGGGCGGCACGGTGACGGTGGCGCCGGAGGCCGTCGAGCTGCTGGTGCAACTCGCCGCCGGCGACGCGCGGCGGGCGCTGACCGCTCTCGAGGTGGCCTCTGAGGCTTCTGATCACGTTGCGGTCGAAACCATCGAACAGTCCCTGGACCGGGCCGCGGTGCGTTACGACCGGGACGGCGATCAGCACTACGACGTCGTCAGCGCCTTCATCAAGTCGGTCCGTGGCTCGGATGTCGACGCCGCGCTGCACTATCTGGCGCGGATGCTGGTGGCGGGGGAGGACCCGCGGTTCATCGCCCGGCGGCTGATGATCCTGGCCAGCGAAGACATCGGCCTGGCAGATTCGACGGCGCTGCTGGTGGCGGTCTCCGCGGCTCAGACGGTCGCGCTGATCGGGATGCCCGAGGCGCAGCTGACGCTGGCCCATGCGACCGTTCATCTGGCTACCGCGCCGAAATCCAACGCGGTGACGACCGCGCTCGGTGCCGCGATGGGCGATATCAAGGCGGGTAAGGCGGGTCTGGTGCCGCCACATCTGCGCGACGGGCACTATTCGGGTGCGGCGCAGCTGGGCAACGCGCAGGGTTATAAGTATTCCCACGACGACCCTGACGGGGTGGTGGCGCAACAGTATTCACCGGATGAGCTGGTGGGTGTGGACTATTACCGACCGACCGGGCGGGGGGCCGAACGAGACATCGCCGGCCGCCTGGAACGGTTGCGCGCGATCATCCGCGGGAAACGGGGACATTCACCGACGACGAGATGA
- the alaS gene encoding alanine--tRNA ligase — MQTHEIRKRFLDHFVKAGHTEVPSASVILDDPNLLFVNAGMVQFVPFFLGQRTPPYATATSIQKCIRTPDIDEVGITTRHNTFFQMAGNFSFGDYFKRGAIELAWALLTNPVADGGYGLDPEKLWATVYLDDDEAADLWREIAGLPAERIQRRGMADNYWSMGIPGPCGPSSEIYYDRGPEFGVDGGPIANEDRYLEVWNLVFMQNERGEGTSKEDYEILGPLPRKNIDTGMGVERIALVLQNVHNVYETDLLRPVVDTVALVAARPYDAGNHADDVRYRIIADHSRTAAILIGDGVSPGNDGRGYVLRRLLRRVIRSAKLLGIDTPIVGDLMATVRDAMGPSYPELVNDFERINRIAVAEETAFNRTLTSGSKLFDDVAGATKSSGASVVSGSDAFTLHDTYGFPIELTLEMAAESGLTVDEAGFRELMAEQRRRAKADAAARKHAHADLTAYRELVDAGPTEFTGFDELTSEAKILGIFVDGKRVPVVAHADAINADRVELILDRTPLYAESGGQIADAGSISGTGSGGSARAAVTDVQKIAKTLHAHRVNVESGEFVEGDTVVAAVDPGWRKGATQGHSGTHMVHAALRQVLGPNAVQAGSLNRPGYLRFDFNWQGPLSEDQRTQIEEVTNEAVQADFEVHTFLEQLEKAKAMGAMALFGEAYPDQVRVVEMGGPFSLELCGGTHVHNTAQIGPVTILGESSIGSGVRRVEAYVGLESFRHLAKERALMAGLASSLKVPSEEVPARVASLVERLKAAEKELERARLASARAAATNAAAGAERIGDVRVVAQRMSAGMTAADLRSLAGDIRGKLGSDPAVVALIAEGDGPTVPYAVAANAAAQDIGLNANELVKQLAVAVEGRGGGKADLAQGSGKNPTGIDAALDALRSEIAVIARVA; from the coding sequence GTGCAGACACACGAGATCAGGAAGCGGTTCCTTGATCATTTCGTGAAGGCGGGCCACACCGAGGTGCCCAGCGCATCGGTGATCCTTGACGATCCCAACCTGTTGTTCGTCAACGCGGGCATGGTCCAGTTCGTGCCGTTCTTCCTCGGCCAGCGCACACCGCCGTACGCGACGGCCACCAGCATCCAGAAATGCATCCGCACCCCGGACATCGACGAGGTGGGCATCACCACCCGGCACAACACCTTCTTCCAGATGGCCGGCAATTTCTCCTTCGGCGACTACTTCAAACGGGGCGCCATCGAGCTGGCCTGGGCGTTGCTGACCAACCCGGTAGCCGACGGAGGCTATGGCCTGGACCCCGAAAAGCTTTGGGCGACAGTCTACCTCGACGACGACGAGGCCGCGGATCTGTGGCGTGAGATCGCGGGTCTGCCAGCCGAGCGGATTCAGCGCCGCGGCATGGCCGACAACTACTGGTCGATGGGCATTCCCGGCCCCTGCGGACCGTCCTCGGAGATCTACTACGACCGTGGTCCCGAGTTCGGCGTCGACGGCGGTCCCATCGCCAACGAGGACCGCTATCTCGAGGTGTGGAACCTCGTGTTCATGCAGAACGAGCGCGGCGAGGGCACCTCCAAAGAGGACTACGAAATCCTCGGGCCGCTGCCCCGCAAGAACATCGACACCGGCATGGGCGTCGAGCGCATCGCGCTGGTGCTGCAGAACGTGCACAACGTGTACGAGACCGACCTGCTGCGCCCGGTCGTGGACACTGTGGCCCTGGTCGCTGCCCGCCCGTACGACGCCGGCAACCATGCTGACGACGTGCGCTACCGCATCATCGCCGACCATAGCCGCACCGCCGCCATCCTGATCGGCGACGGCGTCAGCCCCGGCAACGACGGTCGCGGCTACGTGTTGCGCCGGCTGCTGCGGCGGGTCATCCGCTCGGCCAAGCTGCTCGGCATCGACACCCCGATCGTCGGAGACCTGATGGCCACCGTCCGCGACGCGATGGGGCCGTCGTATCCCGAGTTGGTCAACGACTTCGAGCGGATCAACCGCATCGCCGTCGCCGAAGAGACCGCGTTCAACCGCACCCTCACCTCGGGCTCGAAGTTGTTCGACGACGTGGCCGGCGCCACCAAATCCTCGGGCGCCTCCGTGGTGTCCGGCTCCGACGCCTTCACGCTGCACGACACCTATGGTTTCCCCATCGAGCTCACGCTCGAGATGGCCGCCGAATCCGGCCTGACCGTCGACGAGGCGGGCTTCCGCGAACTGATGGCCGAGCAGCGCCGGCGCGCCAAGGCCGACGCCGCCGCCCGCAAGCATGCCCACGCCGACCTGACCGCCTATCGGGAACTGGTCGACGCCGGACCTACCGAGTTCACCGGGTTCGACGAATTGACTTCTGAGGCAAAGATTCTCGGCATCTTCGTCGATGGCAAACGGGTGCCGGTGGTGGCGCACGCGGATGCAATCAACGCCGACCGTGTGGAGCTGATCCTGGACCGCACACCGCTGTACGCAGAATCGGGCGGGCAGATCGCCGACGCCGGCAGCATCAGCGGCACCGGATCCGGCGGCAGTGCCCGCGCCGCGGTCACCGACGTGCAGAAGATCGCCAAGACCCTGCACGCGCATCGGGTCAACGTCGAATCCGGCGAATTCGTCGAGGGCGACACGGTGGTCGCCGCCGTGGACCCGGGCTGGCGCAAGGGTGCGACGCAGGGCCACTCCGGCACCCACATGGTGCACGCTGCGTTACGACAAGTGTTGGGGCCCAATGCCGTTCAGGCGGGATCGCTGAACCGGCCGGGCTACCTGCGGTTCGACTTCAACTGGCAGGGTCCGTTATCCGAGGACCAGCGGACGCAGATCGAAGAGGTGACCAACGAGGCCGTGCAGGCCGACTTCGAGGTGCACACCTTCCTCGAGCAACTCGAGAAAGCCAAGGCGATGGGCGCGATGGCGCTGTTCGGTGAGGCCTACCCCGACCAGGTGCGGGTGGTCGAGATGGGCGGGCCGTTCTCGCTGGAGCTCTGTGGCGGGACTCACGTGCACAACACCGCGCAGATCGGGCCGGTGACCATCCTCGGCGAATCCTCGATCGGTTCCGGAGTGCGCCGAGTGGAGGCCTACGTGGGTCTGGAGTCGTTCCGGCACCTGGCCAAGGAACGGGCGCTGATGGCGGGTCTGGCGTCGTCGCTCAAGGTGCCGTCCGAGGAGGTGCCGGCCCGGGTGGCGAGCCTGGTGGAGCGGCTCAAGGCGGCCGAGAAGGAGCTCGAACGTGCCCGGCTGGCCAGTGCCCGTGCCGCTGCCACTAATGCCGCCGCCGGGGCGGAGCGCATCGGCGACGTCCGGGTCGTCGCGCAGCGCATGTCGGCCGGTATGACGGCCGCAGATCTGCGCTCGCTTGCCGGCGACATCCGCGGCAAGCTCGGCAGCGATCCCGCGGTGGTGGCCCTGATCGCCGAAGGCGACGGGCCGACCGTCCCGTATGCGGTAGCCGCCAATGCGGCCGCGCAGGACATCGGGCTGAACGCCAACGAGCTGGTCAAACAGCTGGCGGTGGCGGTCGAGGGCCGGGGCGGCGGCAAGGCCGACCTGGCTCAGGGTTCGGGCAAGAACCCGACCGGCATCGACGCGGCATTGGACGCGCTGCGCTCGGAGATCGCCGTGATAGCGCGGGTCGCTTGA
- the ruvX gene encoding Holliday junction resolvase RuvX, with product MHPASSSGDPQRQPDRPGESDPGRGRRLGVDVGTVRIGVAASDPDGILATPVETVRRDRTGKHLRRLATLVADLEAVEVIVGLPRTLADRIGQSAQDAIEVADALAERLAPTPVRLADERLTTVTAQRSLREAGIKAKQQRSVIDQAAAVAILQGWLDQRRALIGRPSGREASDV from the coding sequence CTGCATCCGGCTTCGTCGTCCGGCGACCCGCAGCGCCAGCCGGACCGGCCGGGCGAATCAGACCCGGGCAGGGGTCGGCGCCTGGGTGTCGACGTGGGCACGGTGCGTATCGGCGTGGCCGCCAGCGACCCGGACGGCATCCTGGCCACCCCCGTCGAGACCGTGCGTCGCGACCGGACCGGCAAACACCTGCGCCGACTGGCGACGCTGGTCGCCGATCTAGAGGCCGTCGAGGTGATCGTCGGACTGCCGCGGACCCTGGCCGACCGCATCGGTCAGTCGGCCCAGGACGCCATCGAGGTCGCTGACGCCCTGGCCGAGCGTCTGGCGCCCACTCCGGTCCGGCTCGCCGACGAGCGGCTGACCACGGTGACCGCGCAACGGTCCCTGCGGGAGGCGGGCATCAAGGCCAAACAGCAGCGTTCGGTCATCGACCAGGCCGCGGCGGTGGCGATCTTGCAGGGCTGGCTGGATCAGCGCCGTGCCTTGATCGGCAGGCCTTCGGGACGGGAAGCCTCCGATGTCTGA
- the mltG gene encoding endolytic transglycosylase MltG produces MSEREKAKPMAVGSTGHRRTRAARKKEQRTRRRRRWAGSFAAGLLVVVVVAAVFVGAKLWHVFSGNEDDYTGTGKRDVVIQIQAGDSTTAVGETLLKRGVVRTVRAFVDAAHGNAAISAIQPGYYRMRTEIPAADAVSRLADPNTRVGKLVIPEGRQLDDTTDMKTNKTTPGILTLISRATCVDLDGNQRCVSLADLKASASKSTPAALQVPKWALEPVGELGDDHRRLEGLIAPGTFNIDPAASAETILASLISAGTVQYLTSGLEDTAKAIGLSPYDILVVASLVQQEANVPDFTKVAQVIYNRLHEHRKLEFDSTVNYPLDRREVATSDADRALRTPWNTYMSEGLPATAICSPGVDALRAAEHPAAGDWLYFVTIDAQGTTLFTRDYQQHLANIELAKRNGVLDSAR; encoded by the coding sequence ATGTCTGAACGGGAGAAGGCGAAGCCGATGGCGGTCGGATCGACCGGCCACCGCAGGACGCGCGCCGCCCGCAAGAAGGAGCAGCGCACCCGTCGTCGCCGCCGGTGGGCCGGCTCGTTCGCGGCCGGACTGCTGGTCGTCGTGGTGGTGGCGGCCGTCTTCGTCGGCGCGAAGCTCTGGCACGTGTTCTCCGGCAACGAGGACGACTACACCGGCACCGGCAAACGCGACGTCGTGATCCAGATTCAGGCCGGTGATTCCACCACCGCCGTGGGCGAGACGCTGCTCAAGCGGGGTGTGGTGCGTACCGTCCGGGCTTTCGTCGACGCCGCCCACGGCAACGCCGCGATCTCGGCCATCCAGCCCGGGTACTACCGGATGCGCACCGAGATCCCGGCGGCCGACGCGGTGTCGCGCCTGGCCGATCCGAACACCAGGGTGGGCAAGCTGGTGATCCCGGAAGGGCGCCAGCTCGACGACACCACCGACATGAAGACCAACAAGACCACCCCGGGCATCCTCACCCTGATCTCGCGCGCCACCTGTGTGGATCTGGACGGCAACCAGCGCTGCGTGTCCCTGGCCGATCTCAAGGCGTCAGCGAGCAAGAGCACTCCGGCCGCGCTGCAGGTGCCGAAATGGGCGCTCGAGCCGGTCGGCGAGCTGGGCGACGACCATCGCCGGCTGGAAGGGCTGATTGCGCCCGGCACCTTCAACATCGACCCGGCAGCTTCCGCGGAAACCATCCTGGCGAGCCTGATCAGTGCCGGAACCGTGCAATACCTCACCTCGGGGCTGGAGGACACCGCCAAGGCGATCGGCCTGTCGCCTTACGACATCCTGGTGGTCGCCTCGCTGGTGCAGCAGGAAGCCAACGTGCCGGACTTCACCAAGGTTGCTCAGGTGATCTACAACCGGCTGCATGAACACCGCAAGCTGGAGTTCGATTCGACGGTGAACTATCCGCTGGACCGCCGCGAGGTCGCCACCAGCGACGCCGACCGGGCACTGCGGACCCCTTGGAACACCTATATGTCCGAAGGCCTGCCGGCGACCGCGATCTGTTCACCTGGCGTGGATGCGCTGCGGGCGGCCGAGCATCCCGCGGCGGGGGACTGGTTGTACTTCGTCACCATCGACGCCCAGGGGACCACGTTGTTCACCCGGGACTATCAGCAGCATCTGGCGAACATTGAACTGGCCAAGCGCAACGGTGTCCTCGATTCCGCTCGCTAG